The proteins below are encoded in one region of Fibrella aestuarina BUZ 2:
- a CDS encoding serine hydrolase domain-containing protein: MHAFTYFFSFLLMLPVALSAQPVTASVQMQRTLFNERNSKALYARLTGELQRKMPRDSFSRLITHYAKLGTWRSAEPGPTLQGTYHYKVQFDRETMDLAFGLDQKARLTSFSLTPWKPLTPDPPHAPLPSSNALATNFDRRLDSLVRQVIDQKRPTSLSIGIIDGLTRRTYGYGETFAGSGQIPDTTTVYEIGSITKTMTATLLALAIQAKKLTLKTPVNTFLPDSIPLLQRDSVVVTVETLANHTSGLPRLPTTIGTGTFDPQDPYRHFDRQRLFSYLRTATLASKPGTTYQYSNLGAGLLGTLLEIVWGRSYEQLIQEQICRPLHLTKTSSQLIASLEATMAQGFDDQFRPMSAWRFQSLAGAGAVRSTIADMIRYAQAQLASTTPLSQAMTIAQEPTFAKNGVPVIGLGWHYMPNGWIWHNGGTGGYSSFICLNRRTQQAIVVLTNKSGGIADALAVPLQRIVTN, translated from the coding sequence ATGCATGCCTTTACCTACTTTTTTAGTTTCCTGCTGATGCTGCCGGTGGCTCTGTCGGCGCAACCAGTTACCGCATCGGTACAGATGCAGCGTACGCTGTTCAATGAGCGCAACAGCAAGGCACTCTACGCCCGGCTTACCGGTGAGCTACAACGGAAAATGCCGCGCGACTCTTTTTCCAGGCTTATTACCCATTACGCTAAGCTGGGTACGTGGCGTTCGGCCGAGCCTGGGCCAACCCTACAGGGCACGTACCATTATAAAGTCCAGTTTGACCGCGAAACGATGGATCTTGCTTTCGGCCTTGACCAGAAAGCGCGGCTAACGTCTTTTTCACTCACGCCCTGGAAGCCGCTCACGCCCGATCCGCCCCATGCACCGCTACCTTCCAGCAATGCCCTCGCAACGAACTTCGACCGCCGCCTGGATAGCCTGGTGCGGCAAGTAATCGATCAAAAGCGGCCGACTAGCCTGTCAATTGGTATCATCGACGGCTTGACTCGCCGGACGTATGGGTATGGCGAAACGTTTGCTGGCAGTGGGCAAATCCCTGATACAACGACCGTCTATGAAATAGGGTCGATCACCAAAACAATGACCGCCACACTACTGGCGTTGGCGATTCAGGCTAAAAAGCTTACGTTGAAAACGCCGGTCAATACATTTTTGCCTGACTCCATACCGCTGCTACAGCGTGACAGCGTGGTGGTTACGGTCGAGACGCTCGCCAACCATACCTCCGGCCTGCCCCGCTTGCCTACAACCATTGGCACAGGAACGTTCGACCCGCAGGATCCGTACCGGCACTTCGATCGCCAGCGGCTGTTCAGCTACCTGCGCACGGCCACACTGGCCAGCAAACCGGGCACGACCTATCAGTATTCCAACCTGGGGGCGGGGCTGTTGGGTACGTTACTCGAAATCGTCTGGGGGCGATCCTACGAGCAACTTATTCAGGAGCAAATCTGTCGGCCCTTGCACCTGACCAAAACGAGCAGTCAGCTCATTGCTAGCCTCGAAGCGACTATGGCTCAGGGGTTTGATGATCAGTTCCGGCCGATGTCGGCCTGGCGATTCCAATCCTTGGCTGGTGCTGGAGCCGTCCGTTCAACCATAGCGGATATGATTCGCTACGCACAGGCTCAGTTAGCCAGTACGACGCCACTCAGTCAGGCCATGACGATCGCGCAAGAACCCACTTTCGCTAAAAACGGCGTACCGGTTATTGGCCTGGGCTGGCATTACATGCCCAACGGCTGGATTTGGCACAACGGGGGCACCGGGGGGTACTCCAGCTTCATCTGTTTGAATCGCCGCACTCAGCAAGCGATAGTGGTGCTGACGAACAAGTCGGGGGGTATTGCTGATGCACTGGCTGTACCTTTGCAGCGAATCGTCACAAACTGA
- a CDS encoding YifB family Mg chelatase-like AAA ATPase, with protein MLAKTFGAAVYGVNATIITIEVTAGQGMKFFMVGLPDSAVKESEQRVEASLKYAGYRMPRQKVVVNLAPADIRKEGSAYDLPIALCVLKASEQVNLAKNLEDYVIMGELALDGSLRPIKGVLPIAIEARKQGYKGFVLPAENAHEAAIVNNLDVIPVQTMAEALAFFDGTHTIEPLLIDTRDLFFTSVNAYDADFAHVQGQENIKRALEIAAAGGHNVIMIGPPGAGKTMLAKRLPTILPPMTLQEALETTKIHSVAGKLGKKATLIAQRPYRAPHHTISDAALVGGGGFPQPGEISLAHNGVLFLDELPEFKRSALEVMRQPLEERLVSISRARWAVEFPANFMLIASMNPCPCGYYNHPDKECVCGPGVVQKYLNKVSGPLLDRIDLHVEVTPVSFDQMTANRPAETSEAIRERVIRARDRQTKRFEEQEGIYSNAMMPSQMVKEICAINDAGRILLKTAMERLGLSARAYDRILKVSRTIADLADADEIRIEHLAEAIQYRSLDRENWAG; from the coding sequence ATGCTGGCAAAAACCTTTGGAGCTGCCGTTTATGGCGTCAATGCAACCATCATTACCATTGAAGTAACGGCAGGGCAGGGGATGAAATTTTTTATGGTGGGCCTGCCCGACAGTGCCGTCAAAGAGAGCGAACAGCGGGTCGAAGCCTCCTTGAAGTATGCCGGCTACCGCATGCCCCGCCAGAAGGTCGTGGTTAACCTGGCACCGGCCGATATCCGCAAGGAAGGTTCGGCCTACGACCTACCCATTGCCCTCTGCGTATTGAAAGCCTCGGAGCAAGTGAACCTGGCCAAAAACCTGGAGGACTACGTGATTATGGGCGAACTGGCGCTCGACGGTTCACTCCGGCCTATCAAAGGTGTGCTACCGATCGCCATCGAAGCTCGTAAACAGGGCTATAAAGGGTTTGTGCTGCCCGCTGAAAACGCCCACGAAGCTGCTATCGTCAATAATCTCGACGTGATTCCGGTACAAACGATGGCCGAGGCACTGGCTTTCTTCGACGGCACGCACACCATCGAACCGCTGCTTATCGACACGCGGGATCTCTTTTTCACGAGCGTCAACGCTTACGATGCTGATTTTGCCCACGTGCAGGGACAGGAAAACATCAAGCGAGCCCTGGAAATTGCCGCCGCCGGAGGCCACAACGTCATCATGATCGGGCCGCCGGGGGCTGGTAAGACCATGCTTGCCAAACGGTTGCCCACGATTCTGCCGCCGATGACCTTGCAGGAAGCCCTTGAGACTACCAAAATTCACTCCGTAGCGGGCAAACTAGGCAAGAAAGCTACACTGATCGCTCAGCGCCCTTATCGCGCCCCACATCACACCATTTCGGATGCGGCGCTGGTCGGTGGTGGCGGTTTTCCGCAGCCGGGCGAAATCTCGCTGGCTCACAATGGCGTGCTCTTTCTCGACGAACTGCCCGAGTTCAAGCGTTCGGCGCTGGAGGTGATGCGGCAACCGCTGGAAGAACGCCTTGTGAGCATCTCGCGCGCCCGCTGGGCGGTGGAGTTCCCGGCCAATTTTATGCTCATCGCCAGCATGAACCCCTGCCCGTGCGGCTACTACAACCACCCCGACAAAGAGTGCGTCTGCGGGCCCGGCGTAGTGCAGAAGTACCTCAACAAAGTTAGTGGGCCACTGCTCGACCGGATCGATTTGCACGTGGAAGTTACGCCCGTTTCGTTCGATCAGATGACCGCCAACCGGCCCGCCGAAACTTCCGAAGCAATCCGCGAGCGCGTCATCAGAGCCCGCGACCGGCAAACAAAGCGATTTGAGGAACAGGAGGGGATTTATTCCAATGCCATGATGCCCTCGCAGATGGTGAAAGAGATTTGCGCCATCAATGACGCGGGTCGGATTCTGCTGAAAACGGCGATGGAGCGGCTTGGCCTCTCGGCGCGGGCCTACGACCGGATTCTGAAGGTATCACGCACTATCGCCGATCTGGCCGATGCAGACGAGATCCGGATCGAGCACTTAGCCGAAGCTATTCAGTACCGCAGCCTCGACCGCGAAAATTGGGCGGGATAA
- a CDS encoding VOC family protein: MATSAATESSSLLGLRTVIYAAPNLDELKAWYTAVLGFEPYFDQPFYVGFNVGGYELGLDPDATVQAGSTLTYWGVASIEAAYDRIHSLGATAGDPITDVGDGIKVATLKDPAGNVFGLIENPHFSLAQ; the protein is encoded by the coding sequence ATGGCAACTTCAGCCGCTACCGAATCCAGCAGCTTGCTCGGCCTGCGAACCGTGATTTATGCGGCCCCCAACCTCGACGAGCTTAAAGCCTGGTACACCGCCGTACTCGGCTTCGAGCCCTATTTCGATCAGCCATTTTACGTTGGGTTCAACGTAGGCGGTTATGAGTTGGGCCTCGATCCGGATGCGACAGTACAGGCGGGCAGCACCCTTACCTATTGGGGTGTGGCCTCCATTGAGGCCGCTTACGACCGAATCCATAGTCTAGGGGCTACGGCAGGAGATCCCATTACTGATGTCGGCGATGGCATAAAGGTGGCCACACTGAAAGACCCGGCGGGTAACGTATTCGGCTTGATCGAGAACCCGCACTTCAGCCTCGCTCAATAG
- a CDS encoding MlaD family protein — MKSNRRAVTVGLFVLLGLVLLVAGILFLGGQQKRFTSTIQLKAVFKDVAGLKTGNNVWFSGVKIGTVKRIRFTSNSQVEVDMNIEESSAEFIRKDAQATLGSDGLIGNKLIVIVGGTNRAGTIEDGDVLRAREALSTEAIIDTLQVTNRNLLKITQDVGSVVTRVKNGRGLAGALLTDTTVLLNFKNSMASLQRASNNAVQMTNSLSTFTAKLNRPGTLANDLVTDTAIVRDIRSSTARLRQMANQANEAIADVKQATQKLNNGNSAIGVLTSDLSVGNDIRSTIRNLNSSTQKLDQNMEALKSNFLFRGYFRKQEKAKAKAAKEAEKNGGTAPTDTTTR; from the coding sequence ATGAAATCGAATCGTCGGGCTGTTACAGTTGGCCTGTTTGTTTTACTTGGCCTCGTTCTACTCGTTGCGGGTATCCTGTTCTTGGGCGGGCAGCAAAAACGCTTTACGTCGACCATCCAATTGAAGGCTGTATTCAAAGACGTGGCCGGCCTGAAAACAGGGAATAACGTCTGGTTTTCGGGCGTAAAAATCGGTACGGTCAAACGCATCCGGTTCACGAGCAACTCGCAGGTCGAAGTCGACATGAATATCGAAGAGAGCTCGGCCGAGTTTATCCGTAAGGATGCGCAGGCTACGCTTGGCTCCGACGGGCTCATCGGCAACAAGCTGATTGTGATCGTGGGCGGTACCAACCGGGCGGGCACCATCGAAGACGGCGATGTGCTGCGGGCCCGCGAGGCGCTGAGTACTGAGGCTATCATCGATACCCTACAGGTAACCAACCGGAACCTGTTGAAAATCACGCAGGATGTGGGGTCGGTCGTAACCCGGGTCAAGAACGGCCGTGGGTTGGCGGGTGCGTTGCTTACCGACACGACTGTGCTGCTCAATTTCAAGAATTCGATGGCGAGCCTGCAACGCGCTTCCAACAACGCCGTGCAGATGACCAACTCGCTCAGCACCTTCACGGCCAAGCTCAACCGGCCAGGTACGTTGGCCAACGACCTCGTGACCGACACGGCTATTGTGCGCGACATTCGTAGCTCAACGGCGCGTTTGCGGCAGATGGCCAATCAGGCTAACGAGGCGATCGCCGACGTGAAGCAGGCTACCCAAAAACTGAATAACGGCAATAGCGCCATCGGTGTACTAACGAGCGACCTATCCGTTGGGAACGACATTCGCAGCACCATCCGCAACCTCAACAGCAGCACCCAGAAGCTGGATCAGAACATGGAGGCCCTGAAAAGCAATTTCCTATTCCGGGGCTATTTCCGCAAGCAGGAGAAAGCGAAGGCAAAAGCCGCTAAAGAAGCAGAGAAAAACGGGGGTACGGCACCAACCGACACCACAACTCGCTAA
- a CDS encoding ABC transporter ATP-binding protein, with protein sequence MTPSTNTPERVIEIKDLHVAFGDNYVLRGVNLDLFKGENLVVLGRSGTGKSVLIKIIVGLLAPDSGQVRVLEQDVLSLSAVELEKLRLKVGFSFQNSALYDSMTVRENLEFPLVRNVRNLSRAEIDRAVEEALDDVGLKQTINQMPSELSGGQRKRIGIARTLMLRPEIMLYDEPTAGLDPITCIEINNLINEVQERHGASSIVITHDLTCAKQTGDRVAMLFDGQFQRVGTFDEVFSTDDERVQQFYHYNFTE encoded by the coding sequence ATGACACCATCGACAAACACGCCCGAACGGGTTATTGAGATCAAGGACCTGCACGTTGCCTTTGGCGACAACTACGTGCTGCGTGGGGTTAATCTGGACTTGTTTAAAGGGGAAAACCTCGTTGTCTTGGGCCGCTCGGGTACGGGTAAATCGGTGCTGATCAAAATCATCGTCGGGCTGCTGGCCCCCGATTCGGGTCAGGTACGTGTGCTGGAGCAGGATGTCTTGTCGCTGTCGGCGGTCGAGCTGGAAAAGCTGCGGCTCAAGGTGGGTTTCTCGTTTCAGAACAGCGCCCTGTATGACAGCATGACTGTTCGGGAAAACCTGGAATTCCCGCTCGTTCGTAATGTGCGTAACCTCAGTCGGGCCGAGATTGACCGGGCTGTTGAAGAAGCCCTCGACGACGTGGGCCTGAAACAGACGATCAACCAGATGCCGTCGGAATTATCGGGTGGGCAGCGGAAACGGATCGGGATTGCCCGAACGCTAATGCTCAGGCCTGAGATCATGCTCTATGATGAACCAACGGCGGGCCTTGACCCAATCACGTGTATCGAAATTAATAACCTGATCAACGAAGTGCAGGAGCGCCACGGGGCCTCGTCGATCGTGATTACGCACGACCTGACCTGCGCCAAACAAACCGGCGACCGCGTTGCCATGCTGTTTGATGGGCAGTTCCAACGGGTAGGTACGTTCGACGAGGTATTCAGCACCGACGATGAACGGGTTCAACAATTTTATCACTACAATTTCACTGAATGA
- a CDS encoding MlaE family ABC transporter permease, translating to MFPPAPNTEKPLISTRIDQVLLTLNDVWQFVLRFFREVLLPPYEGREIIRQCYDVGVRSLPLISLTGFITGIVFTNQSRPSLAQFGATSWLPSLIAIALVRALAPLVTALIAAGRVGSNIGAELGSMRVTEQIDAMEVSATNPFKFLVVSRVLATTLMIPTLMVYTVAVGMVGSYLNISANEATSFRTFIEEVFGAITFLDIFSSVIKSFVFGFTIGMVGCYKGYNSSKGTEGVGKAANASVVTSMFLIFIEELLSLQIVNALRSV from the coding sequence ATGTTTCCTCCGGCACCAAATACTGAAAAACCCCTGATTTCGACCCGTATTGATCAGGTATTGCTAACGCTGAACGATGTCTGGCAATTTGTACTGCGCTTTTTTCGGGAAGTGTTGCTCCCCCCCTACGAAGGCCGCGAGATCATCCGGCAATGTTACGACGTGGGGGTACGTTCGCTGCCGCTTATCTCCCTGACAGGCTTCATCACGGGCATTGTCTTTACCAATCAGTCGCGACCGTCGCTGGCGCAGTTTGGCGCTACATCGTGGCTGCCGTCGCTCATCGCCATCGCGCTGGTACGGGCGCTAGCCCCCCTGGTTACGGCCCTGATTGCGGCAGGCCGGGTCGGGTCCAACATCGGGGCGGAGCTGGGGTCTATGCGCGTGACCGAGCAGATCGACGCCATGGAGGTGTCGGCTACCAATCCGTTTAAATTTCTGGTCGTCAGCCGGGTGTTGGCTACTACGCTGATGATCCCGACCCTGATGGTCTACACGGTTGCCGTCGGGATGGTGGGCTCCTACCTGAACATCAGCGCCAATGAGGCTACCAGCTTCCGGACGTTTATCGAAGAGGTTTTCGGGGCCATCACGTTCCTGGATATCTTCTCTTCCGTGATAAAATCGTTTGTGTTTGGGTTTACCATTGGCATGGTTGGCTGTTATAAAGGCTATAATTCATCGAAAGGAACAGAGGGCGTCGGTAAAGCCGCCAACGCGTCGGTGGTGACGTCGATGTTCCTCATTTTTATTGAAGAACTGCTATCGCTGCAAATTGTAAATGCATTGCGAAGTGTATAG
- a CDS encoding ring-cleaving dioxygenase, with protein MSTLVNGLHHVTALAGDTQRNVDFYTHILGLRLVKKTVNFDAPDVYHLYYGDETGSPGSIMTFFPYGGIPRGRKGAGQLTYTAFSVPVAGMQFWLDRLQQFQVAHTMPLRRFEESYIRFDDFDGTGIELVFNDNDTRPGYSNGQIPAEFAVRGFHTVTLEQIRPERTIELLTNPMQHRLVAEEADLMRFEAGVGGSGNYIDIHVNPNALRALQGAGSVHHVAFSTDTDETQVQIQQLLAEGGYQVTPVQDRNYFHSIYFREPGGVLFEIATNPPGFAIDEPVESLGTSLKLPPQYEARRAKLEEVLPVIK; from the coding sequence ATGAGCACCCTCGTCAATGGCCTTCACCACGTAACTGCGCTGGCAGGCGACACGCAACGCAACGTTGATTTTTACACGCATATCCTCGGTTTGCGGCTGGTTAAAAAGACGGTCAATTTCGACGCTCCAGATGTCTATCACCTGTACTATGGCGACGAAACGGGTTCACCCGGCAGCATCATGACGTTCTTCCCGTATGGAGGCATACCACGCGGCCGCAAAGGGGCGGGGCAGCTTACTTACACGGCGTTTTCGGTCCCTGTAGCCGGGATGCAGTTCTGGCTCGATCGGTTGCAGCAGTTCCAGGTTGCACATACCATGCCACTTCGGCGGTTTGAGGAAAGCTATATCCGCTTCGACGATTTCGACGGCACCGGCATTGAATTGGTTTTTAACGATAACGATACACGTCCCGGCTACAGCAATGGCCAGATTCCCGCCGAATTTGCCGTTCGTGGTTTCCACACCGTCACGCTGGAGCAAATTCGCCCCGAACGGACGATCGAGTTGCTCACCAACCCGATGCAGCACCGCCTCGTAGCCGAAGAAGCCGATCTGATGCGTTTCGAAGCCGGTGTAGGTGGCTCAGGTAATTACATTGACATCCACGTAAACCCCAATGCCCTGCGGGCGTTGCAAGGGGCGGGTTCGGTCCACCACGTCGCTTTTTCGACCGATACCGACGAGACGCAGGTACAGATTCAGCAGTTACTGGCCGAAGGCGGGTATCAGGTAACGCCGGTTCAGGATCGTAACTACTTCCACAGCATCTACTTCCGCGAGCCGGGTGGGGTGCTGTTCGAGATCGCCACGAATCCGCCGGGGTTTGCCATCGACGAACCCGTCGAATCGCTGGGTACGTCGCTGAAACTGCCTCCACAATATGAAGCGCGCCGGGCTAAACTGGAAGAGGTGCTGCCGGTGATTAAGTAG
- a CDS encoding alpha/beta hydrolase, whose amino-acid sequence MIHNPNNVLTAGVPLEEATRAMVLVHGRGGSAQDILSLTSYLTNTEGMAFLAPQASGGTWYPYSFLQPTERNEPYLSSALTVLKMLLARLQSDFNFKTPQLYWLGFSQGACLTLEFLAQNPGTYGGIFGLSGGLIGPDGTAREYDGTFGQTPVLLGCSDIDSHIPKARVLETDAVFSRMDANVTTRLYPNAPHSVNEDELTLINTILAS is encoded by the coding sequence ATGATTCATAACCCAAACAATGTGCTCACGGCCGGTGTACCGCTTGAAGAAGCTACGCGGGCAATGGTGCTGGTGCACGGGCGCGGTGGCTCAGCGCAGGATATCCTGTCACTCACGTCGTATCTGACCAATACGGAAGGCATGGCTTTTCTGGCCCCGCAGGCAAGCGGCGGCACCTGGTACCCGTATTCATTCCTGCAACCGACTGAGCGTAACGAGCCGTACCTGTCGTCGGCGTTGACGGTGTTGAAAATGCTGTTAGCCCGCTTGCAGAGCGATTTCAATTTCAAGACGCCGCAACTCTACTGGCTGGGTTTCTCGCAGGGAGCCTGTCTGACGCTGGAATTTCTGGCGCAGAATCCAGGTACGTATGGCGGCATTTTCGGCCTCAGTGGTGGGCTGATAGGACCCGATGGTACGGCCCGCGAGTATGATGGCACCTTCGGGCAAACACCGGTCCTGTTGGGCTGCTCCGATATCGACTCGCACATTCCGAAAGCACGTGTATTGGAGACCGACGCCGTTTTCTCACGCATGGACGCCAACGTTACCACCCGACTCTATCCCAACGCGCCGCACAGTGTGAACGAAGACGAGCTAACTTTGATTAATACGATACTGGCCAGCTAA
- a CDS encoding muconolactone Delta-isomerase family protein has protein sequence MSHFMVEIALADMDEAFMEKVPEQRAKINEMMEQGRILSYSLAADRSKLWCIVSADSELAVLEALAEFPLIDYMTPDIIELMFSNVVSLRVPMFSLN, from the coding sequence ATGAGTCATTTTATGGTCGAGATTGCATTGGCCGATATGGATGAAGCGTTCATGGAGAAAGTCCCCGAGCAGCGTGCCAAAATCAATGAGATGATGGAACAAGGCCGGATTTTGTCGTATTCGCTCGCCGCCGATCGCTCGAAATTATGGTGCATCGTTAGTGCAGATTCAGAGCTTGCCGTATTGGAAGCGCTCGCTGAATTCCCACTGATCGACTATATGACCCCCGACATCATTGAGTTGATGTTCAGCAACGTTGTCTCGCTGCGGGTGCCGATGTTCTCGCTGAATTAA
- a CDS encoding ribonuclease domain-containing protein translates to MPSYLRSFFLFACLFIGSSLLADCQSQAQRDESTEQASQRPSRKKHNRHHRKRSSDSYQANTAQSQAKAGQIPRKVYDVLAYVNANGRAMAGYVGGRRFGNFENHLPRSDTDGKPIRYQEWDVNPKMSGRNRGTERLVTGSDGRAWYTNDHYNTFVEVTVN, encoded by the coding sequence ATGCCTTCTTATTTACGCTCGTTTTTTCTATTTGCCTGCCTGTTCATCGGTTCGTCGCTGTTGGCCGACTGCCAGTCGCAAGCTCAACGCGACGAATCGACCGAACAGGCGTCTCAGAGGCCGTCACGCAAAAAGCATAATCGGCATCACCGTAAACGGTCCTCTGATTCCTATCAGGCCAATACGGCACAGTCGCAAGCAAAAGCTGGCCAGATTCCGCGGAAGGTTTACGACGTGTTGGCGTATGTAAACGCCAACGGCCGGGCGATGGCTGGGTACGTTGGTGGGCGGCGGTTTGGTAATTTTGAAAACCATTTACCCCGAAGCGATACCGACGGCAAGCCCATTCGTTACCAGGAATGGGACGTAAACCCGAAGATGAGCGGACGCAACCGGGGCACCGAACGTCTGGTGACGGGCTCCGACGGCCGGGCCTGGTACACCAATGATCATTATAACACCTTTGTCGAAGTTACCGTAAACTGA
- a CDS encoding barstar family protein, with protein sequence MAANFILSTSEAALADRFPDHFVAHIDGSKARTLKQFYAEIADVLEFPAFGNNLDALNDALNDLQWLEDEKIVLYFTNTDQLVSQERDPKKMASILAILEATVEDWKWMADDEEDLADHKEFSVVFEKSPRIESLLAEEGIAFELVG encoded by the coding sequence ATGGCAGCCAACTTTATTCTGTCAACGTCTGAGGCCGCATTGGCCGACCGTTTTCCTGATCATTTCGTCGCGCACATCGATGGGAGCAAGGCCCGGACGCTAAAGCAATTTTATGCCGAGATCGCCGACGTGCTCGAGTTTCCAGCTTTCGGCAATAACCTCGACGCACTCAACGACGCCTTGAACGACCTACAGTGGCTCGAAGACGAGAAGATTGTGCTTTATTTCACCAACACCGATCAACTCGTCAGTCAGGAGCGCGACCCCAAGAAAATGGCGTCGATTCTGGCCATTCTGGAAGCCACCGTCGAAGATTGGAAATGGATGGCCGACGATGAAGAAGACCTCGCCGACCACAAAGAGTTTAGCGTTGTTTTCGAGAAAAGCCCCCGTATCGAATCGCTGCTGGCCGAGGAAGGCATTGCCTTTGAACTCGTCGGCTAA